The proteins below come from a single Clarias gariepinus isolate MV-2021 ecotype Netherlands chromosome 17, CGAR_prim_01v2, whole genome shotgun sequence genomic window:
- the plac8.2 gene encoding placenta associated 8, tandem duplicate 2, with product MEVTSQPRAFAPSDFQTGLCECCDDFSVCLCGTFCIPCLGCSIASDMGECCLCGLGMPIRSVYRTKYNITGSMCNDFMVSYCCFLCATCQLKRDINRRKQQGIF from the exons ATGGAGGTGACGAGTCAGCCCAGAGCATTCGCTCCCTCAGACTTCCAGACGGGACTGTGCGAGTGCTGTGACGACTTCAGTGTCT GTCTGTGTGGGACGTTCTGTATCCCGTGTCTCGGCTGTAGCATCGCCAGTGACATGGGAGAGTGCTGTTTATGTGGACTGGGAATGCCCATCCGCAGTGTGTACAGAACCAAATACAACATCACG GGCTCCATGTGTAATGACTTCATGGTTAGTTACTGCTGCTTTCTCTGCGCTACCTGCCAGCTGAAGAGAGACATCAACAGGAGGAAGCAGCAGGGCATCTTCTGA
- the srek1ip1 gene encoding protein SREK1IP1, with protein MALPGVNKDNIRAGCKRCGYPGHLTFECRNFVRVDPRKDIVLDVSSTSSEESEEEEQQQDVRKEKIFGSSRSKDSRKEKQKKKRSKERSHRKAKKRSHSSSDDDDDEEDASRKKKKKSHKKKGKKEKPKKEKHSMKKRKKQHTQPSSSSSSSNSSSDSPDTD; from the exons ATGGCTCTCCCAG GTGTGAATAAGGACAACATCCGCGCTGGGTGTAAAAGATGCGGCTATC CCGGTCACCTGACGTTCGAGTGCAGGAACTTTGTGCGCGTGGACCCAAGGAAGGACATCGTGTTGGATGTGAGCAGTACAAGCAGCGAGGAGAGCGAGGAGGAGGAGCAACAGCAGGACGTGCGGAAGGAGAAGATCTTTGGGAGCAGCCGCTCTAAAG ATTCAcgaaaagagaaacaaaaaaaaaagaggagtaAAGAGCGATCTCACCGAAAGGCAAAGAagag GTCTCATTCATCCagtgatgatgacgatgatgaggaagatgccagcaggaagaaaaaaaagaaaagccacaAGAAGAAAGGCAAAAAGGAAAAGccaaagaaagagaaacacaGCATGAAGAAGCGTAAGAAGCAACACACACAGCCTTCgtcatcctcctcttcctctaacAGCTCGAGTGACTCCCCAGATACAGACTGA
- the cops4 gene encoding COP9 signalosome complex subunit 4: MASGVRQELAQLMNSTGSHKDLVGKYRQILEKALQLTDTEQLEALKAFVEAMVNENVSLVISRQLLTDFCTHLPNLPDATAKSVYHFTLEKIQPRVISFEEQVASIRQHLATIYEKEEDWRNAAQVLVGIPLETGQKQYNVDYKLDTYLKIARLYLEDDDPVQAEAYINRASLLQNESTNEQLQIHYKVCYARVLDYRRKFIEAAQRYNELSYKSIVHESERLEALKHALHCTILASAGQQRSRMLATLFKDERCQQLAAYGILEKMYLDRIIRGNQLQEFAAMLMPHQKATTADGSSILDRAVIEHNLLSASKLYNNITFEELGALLEIPPAKAEKIASQMITEGRMNGFIDQIDGIVHFETREPLPTWDKQIQSLCFQVNNLLEKISQAAPEWTAQAMEAQMSQ; the protein is encoded by the exons ATGGCGTCTGGTGTGAGGcaggagctcgcgcagctcatGAACTCTACCGGGTCTCACAAAGATCTAGTCGGGAA GTATCGCCAGATTCTGGAGAAAGCTCTTCAGTTAACAGACACGGAGCAGCTCGAGGCTTTGAAAGCGTTTGTGGAAGCTA TGGTCAATGAGAACGTAAGTCTGGTCATATCCCGACAGCTTCTGACTGACTTCTGCACGCACCTCCCAAACTTACCCGACGCCACGGCAAAATCTGTCTACCACTTCACCCTCGAGAAGATCCAACCCCGAGTCATCTCCTTTGAAGAGCAG GTGGCGTCGATCAGACAGCATTTAGCCACTATATATGAGAAAGAAGAGGACTGGAGGAACGCCGCGCAGGTTTTAGTGGGCATTCCACTCGAGACGGGACAGAA aCAGTACAATGTCGACTATAAGTTAGACACGTACCTGAAGATCGCTCGGCTCTACCTGGAGGATGATGATCCGGTTCAGGCAGAGGCCTACATCAACCGCGCCTCCTTACTGCAGAATGAGTCCACAAACGAGCAGCTGCAGATCCACTACAAG gtGTGCTATGCCAGAGTGTTGGACTATAGGAGGAAGTTTATAGAAGCAGCTCAGCGCTACAATGAACTTTCGTACAAATCCATAGTGCACGAGAGCGAGCGATTGGAGGCTCTAAAGCACGCTCTGCACTGCACGATTCTGGCCTCAGCAG GCCAGCAGCGGTCTCGCATGTTGGCTACGCTCTTCAAGGACGAGCGATGTCAGCAGCTGGCGGCGTACGGAATCCTCGAGAAGATGTACCTGGATCGGATCATCCGGGGGAACCAGCTGCAAGAGTTTGCTGCTATGCTGATGCCCCATCAGAAAGCCACCACGGCAGATG GTTCGAGTATCCTGGATCGAGCTGTTATTGAACACAACCTTCTGTCTGCCAGCAAACTGTACAACAACATCACGTTTGAGGAGCTGGGTGCACTTCTGGAGATTCCACCTGCAAAG GCAGAGAAAATCGCCTCCCAGATGATCACAGAGGGCCGTATGAACGGCTTTATCGACCAGATCGACGGCATCGTGCACTTTGAGA CTCGAGAGCCGCTTCCCACCTGGGACAAACAGATCCAGTCGCTCTGCTTCCAGGTGAACAACCTGCTGGAGAAGATCAGCCAGGCGGCACCCGAGTGGACGGCACAGGCGATGGAGGCCCAGATGTCCCAGTAA
- the LOC128505486 gene encoding placenta-specific gene 8 protein-like: MEVTTQPKVFAPSDFQTGLCECCDDCSVCLCGTFCLPCLGCNIASHMGECCLCGLGMPMRSVYRTKYNIMGSMCNDFLVSKCCLPCATCQLKRDIKRRKQQGIF; the protein is encoded by the exons ATGGAGGTGACGACTCAGCCCAAAGTATTCGCTCCCTCAGACTTCCAGACGGGACTGTGCGAGTGCTGTGACGACTGCAGTGTCT GTCTGTGTGGGACTTTCTGTCTCCCGTGTCTCGGCTGCAACATCGCCAGTCACATGGGAGAGTGCTGTTTATGTGGACTGGGAATGCCCATGCGAAGTGTGTACAGAACCAAATACAACATCATG GGCTCCATGTGTAATGACTTCCTGGTCAGTAAGTGCTGCTTGCCCTGCGCTACCTGCCAGCTGAAGAGAGACATCAAGAGGAGGAAGCAGCAGGGCATCTTCTGA